The window ACAATGTTGAGCTCGCGGTGCGCACGCGACGCGGCGGAGGGTCGAGCGGCTGGCTTCCCGCGCGCACGCGCATAGAGATCGCAGGAGAAGCGGGCGCATGTCTGGAGCGGGTGGATCTGGCCCCGCTGGCGGAGGAGCCGACCAGCGCACTCTCCTTGGGCGAGGAGCGCAGGCTGGCGCTGGCGATGGCATTGGCCGCCCGTCCTCGTCTGCTGCTGCTGGACGCGTTCACGGCAGGGCTCACTGCCGCTGAGGGAGCCGGTCTTGCCAGGATGATCCGTGGTCTGCCGAACTCCATCGCGGTACTCCTCGTCGAGCGCGACCCCGAGAGGCTACTGCCGGTAGCCTCTCGCATGACCGTCCTGACCGCCGGCGTGGTGACCAACCTGGCGAGCAAGACGTCCCTGGCCGCGCCCGGCCCTGCCCTGCCTCAGGGAACGTGCATCCGCCGCTATCCCGTCGAGACGCGCGACCTCATCAAGGCCGACCTGATCCAGCCGGGTGCGACGCTGACCGCCCGCCGCTGCGGCAAGACGTTCTCAGCCACGGTCAAGGAGGACGGGTGCATCGAGGTCGCGTCCGGTGAGACGTTCACCGCGCCATCGACCGCCGGGGGGTTCGTGTTGGGCGGGCAAGTGGTTAACGGGTGGGAGTTCTGGAAGGTGGAGACCCCTACGGGCCCTGTGGCGCTCAAAGACATCAGGGACCTGGCGCTCGCCAGCGGGTTCGCCAGGAAGACACGCCCCCAGCGGACCGGAGAGGATCATTGAGGTGGGGTGTGGGCGCGTTCGCCTTTCTCGTTGCGGACGCGGGCGTGATCACAGCGCCGGGCGGCCAGCACATCAGGGGTGCCGGCGTGGGCGTTGCGGTAGATGGCAGGCAACCGCTCCTAGTCCTCGCGGGCCTCGCCGCGTTCGTGGATGAGGGCGGCGAGCTCGGCCGTGGCGCGGCGGGCGAGGGCCTTCTCGGAGCCCTGGATGCCCATCGCGCCGATCGTGCGGCCGTCGGAGAAGTCGATCCGGGGCCACGGGTCGCCGACGAGGAAGGTGACGTCCAGCACCTCCGGCCAGGTGTAGTGGTGGGTGCGGACCGCGTTGACGAGGGTGACGCCCTCCTCGTCGGCCTCCACCCGCACCCGGCCCAGCAGGTGCAGGACGAAGGCGACGAGGCAGCCGAAGGCCACGATGGCGATCCGGTCGGGCAGCATGAACGGCTCCGCGATGAAGATCGCCATTATGACCGACCCGAGCACGATGAGCACGGCGAAGCCGTACGCGATGATTCTTCCCCGGCGCGGACGCCAGGTGACGGGCAACGGAGGGGCAGGCACGTGCTCAGGCATGATCGGCAATTTATCGCAGGTCAGCGGAGGTCTCTCAACAGGAGTGCGGTCTCCAGGGCGGCGATCGCCGACTCGTAGCCCTTGTCCTCCTTGCTGCCCGGCAGTCCGGAGCGGTCCAGTGCCTGGTCGAGGGTCTCGCAGGTGAGCACCCCGTTGCCGACCGGGGTCGACTCGTCGAGCGAGATCCGGGTGAGCCCGGCGGTGACCGAGTCGCAGACGTAGTCGAAGTGCGCCGTCTCGCCGCGGACGACCGCGCCGAGGGCGACGACCGCGTCGCAGCGGCGGGCCAGCGCCTGGGCGACCACCGGGATCTCCAGCGAGCCCGGCACCCGCACGACGGTGGCCGTGGCGCCGCTGTCGTCACACGCCTGCAGGGCGCGCGCCACCAACTGGTCAGTGATCTTGGGGTGCCAGCTCGCCGCGACGACGCCGACCGTCAGGCCGGCCGCGTCCGGCACCAGCTGTGCCGCGGGACGTCCCTCCGCGCTCATGAGGCCTCCGAGATGTCGTGGCCGAGCCGGTCGCGCTTGGCCTTGAGGTAACGCTCGTTGTGGGGGTTCATGGCGACGGGCATGGGCTCGCGGCCGAGGACCTTGATGCCGTAGCCGTCCATGCCCCTCAGCTTGGCCGGGTTGTTGGTGAGCAGCCGCACCGACTTGACGCCGAGGTCGGCCAGGATCTGCCCGGCGTTGGAGAACTCCCGCGCGTCGACGGGCAGTCCGAGCTCCAGGTTGGCCTCGACGGTGTCGCTGCCGCTGTCCTGCAGGCTGTACGCCCTCAGCTTGGCCAGCAGGCCGATGCCGCGTCCCTCGTGGCCGCGCAGGTAGACGACCACGCCGCGGCCC is drawn from Nonomuraea muscovyensis and contains these coding sequences:
- a CDS encoding ATP-binding cassette domain-containing protein, whose amino-acid sequence is MSLLNLRDVTMRFRGQKVVDRVSLTLEEGERCALVGPPGSGKSTLLALISGALTPTLGTVEFDGEAITGLPEARRTMLGIVRVLQHSTPFVGLTCCDNVELAVRTRRGGGSSGWLPARTRIEIAGEAGACLERVDLAPLAEEPTSALSLGEERRLALAMALAARPRLLLLDAFTAGLTAAEGAGLARMIRGLPNSIAVLLVERDPERLLPVASRMTVLTAGVVTNLASKTSLAAPGPALPQGTCIRRYPVETRDLIKADLIQPGATLTARRCGKTFSATVKEDGCIEVASGETFTAPSTAGGFVLGGQVVNGWEFWKVETPTGPVALKDIRDLALASGFARKTRPQRTGEDH
- a CDS encoding PH domain-containing protein; translation: MPEHVPAPPLPVTWRPRRGRIIAYGFAVLIVLGSVIMAIFIAEPFMLPDRIAIVAFGCLVAFVLHLLGRVRVEADEEGVTLVNAVRTHHYTWPEVLDVTFLVGDPWPRIDFSDGRTIGAMGIQGSEKALARRATAELAALIHERGEARED
- the ribH gene encoding 6,7-dimethyl-8-ribityllumazine synthase codes for the protein MSAEGRPAAQLVPDAAGLTVGVVAASWHPKITDQLVARALQACDDSGATATVVRVPGSLEIPVVAQALARRCDAVVALGAVVRGETAHFDYVCDSVTAGLTRISLDESTPVGNGVLTCETLDQALDRSGLPGSKEDKGYESAIAALETALLLRDLR